A stretch of the Serratia marcescens genome encodes the following:
- the tadA gene encoding tRNA adenosine(34) deaminase TadA encodes MTEYNDEYWMRQALQLALRAQEEGEVPVGALLVLDNQVIGEGWNRPIGRHDPTAHAEIMALRQGGAVLQNYRLLNATLYVTLEPCVMCAGAMVHSRIRRLVYGAADEKTGAAGSLVDILRHPGMNHQVEIVSGVLADECAATLSNFFRLRREQKKALRLAQRAVDKPE; translated from the coding sequence ATGACTGAATATAACGATGAGTACTGGATGCGTCAGGCATTGCAGCTGGCCCTGCGCGCGCAGGAAGAGGGCGAGGTGCCGGTGGGTGCGCTGCTGGTGCTGGACAATCAGGTCATCGGCGAGGGCTGGAACCGCCCGATCGGCCGACACGATCCTACCGCACACGCCGAGATCATGGCGCTGCGCCAGGGCGGCGCGGTGCTGCAAAACTACCGCCTGCTGAACGCCACGCTGTACGTCACGCTGGAGCCCTGCGTGATGTGCGCCGGTGCGATGGTGCACAGCCGTATCCGCCGGTTGGTGTATGGCGCCGCCGACGAGAAAACCGGCGCGGCCGGTTCGCTGGTGGATATTTTGCGCCATCCGGGCATGAACCATCAGGTGGAGATCGTCTCCGGCGTGCTGGCAGACGAATGCGCTGCCACCTTGAGCAATTTCTTCCGCCTGCGCCGCGAACAGAAAAAAGCGCTCAGGCTGGCGCAGCGGGCGGTGGATAAGCCGGAATAA